From Gouania willdenowi chromosome 18, fGouWil2.1, whole genome shotgun sequence, one genomic window encodes:
- the zdhhc21 gene encoding palmitoyltransferase ZDHHC21 isoform X1, which translates to MVNTSTLKTTNAMCQFVPAAMKLRLHFVVDPMGWLCISMVFGVWLYNSVFIPKLVLLPHYNEGHIPWAIVVCYYIASALCLAALLRASTADPGRLPVDPHIPHSEREQWEMCNKCNLMRPKRSHHCSRCGHCVRRMDHHCPWINNCVGEDNHWLFLQLCIYTQVLSFFTLVLDFCQYYYFQPLTGLDQEKFTTRHELALLRVSTLTGLVMFGGMSSLFYTQMTGILSDMTTIEKMSQFSSEVYSMKRSWQWALAEVCGTRWKLLWLLPLRSRKPLQASHHFRTHV; encoded by the exons ATGGTCAATACGTCCACCCTAAAGACTACAAATGCAATGTGTCAGTTTGTCCCAGCAGCCATGAAGCTTCGCCTGCACTTCGTGGTGGATCCCATGGGCTGGCTCTGCATCAGCATGGTGTTTGGGGTCTGGCTCTACAACTCTGTCTTCATTCCCAAGCTGGTTCTGCTTCCACATTACAACGAAGGACACATCCCCTGGGCTATAGTCGTTT GTTATTACATAGCATCAGCCCTCTGCTTAGCAGCCCTTCTCAGAGCTTCCACAGCAGATCCTGGGCGTCTGCCTGTGGACCCCCATATACCTCATTCTG AGAGAGAGCAGTGGGAGATGTGCAATAAGTGCAACTTGATGAGACCGAAAAGGTCGCACCACTGTAGTCGCTGTGGACACTGTGTACGCAGGATGGACCACCACTGTCCTTG gaTTAATAACTGTGTGGGAGAAGACAATCACTGGCTCTTCCTACAGCTGTGCATCTACACTCAGGTTCTCAGTTTCTTCACCCTGGTTCTGGACTTTTGTCAATATTATTACTTCCAGCCGCTCACAGGACTGGAccag GAGAAGTTTACAACGCGTCATGAGCTGGCTCTGCTGAGGGTGTCCACGCTGACGGGCCTGGTGATGTTTGGTGGCATGTCCAGCTTGTTTTACACTCAGATGACGGGAATCCTCTCT gatatGACGACCATAGAGAAAATGTCTCAGTTTTCAAGTGAAGT TTACAGTATGAAACGGTCCTGGCAGTGGGCACTAGCTGAAGTCTGTGGCACACGCTGGAAACTCCTGTGGCTCCTCCCACTCCGGAGCAGAAAACCACTCCAGGCCAGCCACCACTTCCGCACCCACGTGTAG
- the zdhhc21 gene encoding palmitoyltransferase ZDHHC21 isoform X2 produces the protein MKLRLHFVVDPMGWLCISMVFGVWLYNSVFIPKLVLLPHYNEGHIPWAIVVCYYIASALCLAALLRASTADPGRLPVDPHIPHSEREQWEMCNKCNLMRPKRSHHCSRCGHCVRRMDHHCPWINNCVGEDNHWLFLQLCIYTQVLSFFTLVLDFCQYYYFQPLTGLDQEKFTTRHELALLRVSTLTGLVMFGGMSSLFYTQMTGILSDMTTIEKMSQFSSEVYSMKRSWQWALAEVCGTRWKLLWLLPLRSRKPLQASHHFRTHV, from the exons ATGAAGCTTCGCCTGCACTTCGTGGTGGATCCCATGGGCTGGCTCTGCATCAGCATGGTGTTTGGGGTCTGGCTCTACAACTCTGTCTTCATTCCCAAGCTGGTTCTGCTTCCACATTACAACGAAGGACACATCCCCTGGGCTATAGTCGTTT GTTATTACATAGCATCAGCCCTCTGCTTAGCAGCCCTTCTCAGAGCTTCCACAGCAGATCCTGGGCGTCTGCCTGTGGACCCCCATATACCTCATTCTG AGAGAGAGCAGTGGGAGATGTGCAATAAGTGCAACTTGATGAGACCGAAAAGGTCGCACCACTGTAGTCGCTGTGGACACTGTGTACGCAGGATGGACCACCACTGTCCTTG gaTTAATAACTGTGTGGGAGAAGACAATCACTGGCTCTTCCTACAGCTGTGCATCTACACTCAGGTTCTCAGTTTCTTCACCCTGGTTCTGGACTTTTGTCAATATTATTACTTCCAGCCGCTCACAGGACTGGAccag GAGAAGTTTACAACGCGTCATGAGCTGGCTCTGCTGAGGGTGTCCACGCTGACGGGCCTGGTGATGTTTGGTGGCATGTCCAGCTTGTTTTACACTCAGATGACGGGAATCCTCTCT gatatGACGACCATAGAGAAAATGTCTCAGTTTTCAAGTGAAGT TTACAGTATGAAACGGTCCTGGCAGTGGGCACTAGCTGAAGTCTGTGGCACACGCTGGAAACTCCTGTGGCTCCTCCCACTCCGGAGCAGAAAACCACTCCAGGCCAGCCACCACTTCCGCACCCACGTGTAG